One Chromobacterium paludis genomic window carries:
- a CDS encoding sensor domain-containing diguanylate cyclase, with product MLDAPIPENEQQRLESLRRMQILSTPNEEAFDRIVRLTKRLFGVPIALISLVDEHRQWFKSCSGLGLRQTERRLSFCGHAILHEELFVVPDARRDERFHDNPLVTGAPGITFYAGRPIKNWEGFLIGTLCVIDTQPRQLTDEDRQSLEDLGAWVEMTLAHRQLGEAQVEIFAKLDEIRRQSMLDPLLNIWNRAAGKALLTSEVARAARTQGELAVMMIDLDYFKQINDEYGHLHGDHALIEFSQRITSNLRAYDSISRFGGDEFCVILPDTGQAQAAKKAEEILAKIRSTPVQSDGLIFPLSASIGVAAACFRAGEATPRELVGRADEALLRAKRAGRGQVMVYLAS from the coding sequence ATGCTAGACGCGCCCATTCCAGAAAACGAGCAACAAAGACTGGAGTCGCTGCGCCGCATGCAAATTCTGTCCACCCCCAACGAAGAGGCTTTCGACCGCATCGTCCGCCTGACCAAGCGGCTGTTCGGTGTGCCGATCGCCCTGATCTCGCTGGTGGACGAACACCGGCAATGGTTCAAATCCTGCAGCGGACTGGGGCTGCGCCAGACGGAACGCCGCCTATCCTTCTGCGGCCATGCCATTCTCCATGAAGAGCTGTTCGTGGTGCCGGACGCGCGCCGCGACGAGCGTTTTCACGACAATCCCCTGGTGACCGGCGCGCCGGGCATTACCTTTTATGCCGGACGGCCAATCAAGAACTGGGAAGGTTTCCTCATTGGCACGCTGTGCGTCATCGACACGCAGCCACGCCAGCTGACGGACGAAGACAGGCAGAGCCTGGAGGATCTGGGCGCCTGGGTGGAAATGACATTGGCCCATCGCCAGCTGGGCGAGGCCCAGGTGGAAATCTTTGCCAAACTGGATGAGATCCGGCGCCAGTCCATGCTGGACCCGCTGCTGAACATCTGGAATCGCGCCGCCGGCAAAGCGCTGCTCACCAGCGAGGTGGCGCGCGCCGCGCGCACACAGGGCGAACTGGCGGTGATGATGATAGACCTGGACTACTTCAAGCAGATCAACGACGAATACGGCCATCTGCATGGCGACCATGCGCTGATCGAATTCAGCCAGCGCATCACGTCCAACTTGCGCGCCTACGACAGCATATCGCGCTTCGGCGGCGATGAATTCTGCGTCATCCTGCCCGACACCGGGCAGGCGCAAGCCGCCAAGAAAGCCGAGGAAATCCTGGCCAAGATCCGCTCCACGCCTGTGCAATCCGATGGGCTGATCTTTCCGCTCTCCGCCAGCATAGGCGTCGCCGCCGCCTGTTTCCGCGC
- a CDS encoding thioredoxin family protein, with protein MKRIATLAAIGLACLAGSAAAGEIRPYTAQTFDALASAGTPVVVDVSAGWCPTCKAQKPIIDSLMRQLAYSKVTLLTVDFDRDKAALQRFGVSMQSTLIGYKGGKEVGRSVGDTTRSGLEGLVRKTVD; from the coding sequence ATGAAACGCATAGCCACGCTGGCCGCCATCGGCCTGGCCTGCCTCGCGGGGAGCGCCGCGGCAGGCGAGATCCGGCCCTACACCGCGCAGACCTTCGACGCGCTGGCGTCGGCAGGGACGCCCGTGGTGGTCGATGTCAGCGCAGGCTGGTGCCCCACCTGCAAGGCGCAGAAGCCGATCATCGACAGCCTGATGCGTCAGCTGGCTTATAGCAAGGTGACGCTGCTGACGGTGGATTTCGACCGCGACAAGGCCGCCTTGCAGCGCTTCGGCGTCAGCATGCAAAGCACGCTGATAGGCTATAAGGGCGGCAAGGAAGTGGGCCGCTCAGTGGGCGATACCACCCGCTCGGGCCTGGAAGGGCTGGTGCGCAAGACGGTGGACTGA
- a CDS encoding cytochrome c biogenesis CcdA family protein: protein MSFGLATYGLGLLAGLLSTLSPCVLPLLPILIGSALQAHARAPLALAAGLALSYAAAGTLLARGAAMLGLDPGLFRQGGAVMLGLLGVVLLSSTLQQRFAARASRLSDWGHALLAGVRPDGLLGQFAIGLLLGLVWSPCVGPTLGGAVVLASQGSQLAQTALLMGLFGVGAALPIVGLAYLSRGAMARTKSRLQRAGKMGKALFGLILLLVSLAMLSGADRALEGWLLDHSPDWLTALTTRF from the coding sequence GTGAGCTTCGGTCTGGCCACCTATGGTCTGGGCCTGCTGGCAGGCCTGCTGTCCACCTTGTCGCCTTGCGTATTGCCCTTGCTGCCCATTCTGATCGGCTCGGCCCTGCAGGCCCATGCGCGCGCGCCCCTGGCGCTGGCTGCCGGTTTGGCGCTGTCTTACGCGGCGGCGGGCACGCTGCTGGCGCGGGGCGCGGCAATGCTAGGCCTGGATCCCGGCCTGTTCCGGCAGGGGGGGGCCGTCATGCTGGGGTTGCTGGGCGTGGTGCTGCTTTCCTCCACGCTGCAGCAGCGCTTCGCCGCCCGCGCGTCCCGCCTCAGCGACTGGGGCCATGCGCTGCTGGCCGGCGTGCGGCCCGATGGCCTGCTTGGCCAGTTCGCCATCGGCCTGCTGCTGGGGCTGGTGTGGAGTCCCTGCGTGGGCCCCACCCTGGGGGGCGCGGTGGTGCTGGCCAGCCAGGGCAGCCAGTTGGCCCAGACGGCGCTGTTGATGGGCTTGTTCGGCGTGGGCGCCGCCCTGCCTATCGTCGGCCTGGCGTATTTATCGCGCGGCGCCATGGCCAGAACGAAGTCGCGGCTGCAGCGGGCCGGCAAGATGGGCAAGGCGCTATTCGGCCTGATCCTGCTGCTGGTTTCCCTCGCGATGCTGAGCGGCGCGGACCGCGCGCT